The DNA sequence CCTCGGCGGTTGCCGCTCCGGCGTGCTTGAGCGCGTTGGTGAGCGCCTCCTGGACGATCCGGTAGAGGGTCAGCGTCACACCGGGATCCAGGTCCCCGGGTACCCCGTCGATTCGCAGGGTCACCGGCAGACCGGCCTCGCGGATCTGCTCGACCAGGGACTCGATGCCGCCGAGCCCTGGCTGCGGGGTGAGCTCCGCGTCGGCCGGTTCGGCGTCGGTGCGCAGGACGTCGAGCAGCCGACGCATCTCCCGTAACGTGCTGCGGCTGGTGTCGGCGATGGTGCCGAGCGCCTCGTCGGCGGCGGCCGGGTCGCGGTGCAGTACCCGTCGGGCGCCGGTGGCCAGCACTCCCATCACGCTGACGTGGTGGGCGACGACGTCGTGCAGCTCCCGGGCGATCCGTCGCCGTTCGTCGGCGACCGCCTGGTCCGCAGCGGCCCGCTGGTTCTCCTCGGCTACCCGGGCGCGTTCGGCCAGCGTCCGCGTCGCCGACCGGCGGGCGTGCACGGTCCGCCCGATGAAGAAGGCGACCAGCATGGTCAGCCCGTTGACGAACAGCAGGTACATCCGGGAGATTCCCGGCAGTTCGGTACCCTGTGGCAGCACCGCGTTGACGGTCAGCACCGGCAGCCACAGTACGGCGGCGGCGGCGATCGCCGGGCGGAGCGCCAGCCAGCAGGCCGCGGTGTA is a window from the Solwaraspora sp. WMMD792 genome containing:
- a CDS encoding sensor histidine kinase — translated: MEPTEPDRSTGPHRSRWWWRWWRRARSAGTTGPVPSVLARDGLLAAAVILVDLALHGLGPAGQPRPGPDLGWPAVVGWSLIAAAPIAVRRVVVWPAVLASAAMVAVPLLTGHEPVSMALALVILTYTAACWLALRPAIAAAAVLWLPVLTVNAVLPQGTELPGISRMYLLFVNGLTMLVAFFIGRTVHARRSATRTLAERARVAEENQRAAADQAVADERRRIARELHDVVAHHVSVMGVLATGARRVLHRDPAAADEALGTIADTSRSTLREMRRLLDVLRTDAEPADAELTPQPGLGGIESLVEQIREAGLPVTLRIDGVPGDLDPGVTLTLYRIVQEALTNALKHAGAATAEVRLSFGVYWLIVEVFDTGRGPGPDRGRVGHGLVGMRERVALYGGTLRTGPRPGGGFRIYAKLPMEQLGAATRQGAP